Sequence from the Nerophis ophidion isolate RoL-2023_Sa linkage group LG10, RoL_Noph_v1.0, whole genome shotgun sequence genome:
GGTCTGCTTCGGGAGTGGGCACTGTGATTGGCCAACCCACTGGAGCCTCGTCGCTGCTGGAGTTTGGTCCCCTCTTTGCAGCCCCCAGCGATGGTGTTTGCTGCTCTTTCCTCGCTCTCTCCAAGGCTTTCACTGCTGGCTGAGCTGGACGAGTATGAGGAAGACGAGAGCGACAGGTGTCGTCTTGCTATTGAACTGCCAGCCGGTTGTTGCTCTTGGTTTCCGCTTATTGTCCGTGAAGCACCCACTCCCCTTCCACCGTTGGGCCTTCTGCCACGTCCTGGTCCATCATCAAAATGTCTGGCAGAGGTATTGTGTTTGTATGACCGTGGAAGGGAATAATAAGAATACACCATCTTGGGGACTTGAGAACTGTTCTCTGATTGACTGGTGTGTTCTGAAGGTGGGGGACTCCCGTTCACAGAGCGAGTACTGATTGGAGACATGTTCATGTAGTCGCTGCCTGGCCTGCTGTCTGCACTGCCACTGCCCACCCAAGCACCACCAGAGAGACCTCCACGTTGATCAGGGGAGCAGCTACTATTGGGAGACATGATCATATAGCCATCTGAGGGTGTAGGTCGGATTTGCTGTGGAGGGGACACGCTGCTGTTTGGGGTCATGGCCATATAATCATCAGCAGGTTTAGGATCCAATTCAGGAACAGAAACAGCCAGAGATTGGGACAAGGCCACTGGAGACTGAGTGACTCCAGGCAACATAGACATGTATCCATTATCCACTCCTAAACCTACACCGCCAGCTGCTACACCACCTGTCTCACCTCTGAATTCTCCCGCCACATCCAAGTACCCTCCTCCACCTCCCCCTGACCCAGCAGTCATGAGGCATTCCCTCTGCATTGAAGAAGACGTTGAAGAAAAGGACTCACGGCTGGTGCTCCTCGACATAATAGCATAGTCAGCTGAGTCTTCATCCGTTGGCTCGTCTTCTCTGTGCGGACATGGGACCAGCCTCTCTAAGGCCATAGGGGGTAAAGATGCACGCTTGCTTAGCAATCTACGCTCCGCTTCGCACTCTCGGCTGGAGGAGCGGCGGAGCACTCTCCTGGACTGGGGCATAGAGCCGCAGCCTGGTGTTCCAGGTGCTGGCAAGGAACTGGATGTCATGCTGCTCTGATTTCCGCCACCATTGCCACCGTTATGCTGACCCATTAAAATATAATTAGCTCCCTCCTCACCAAGGGACTGGCTGCCAACACTACCAACAGAGCTTCCAGGCTGGCTGGGGGAGACTAAGAGTGTCTGTTCCCCAGGACTCGAGCCATATTCATCCGAGGAACCATAGTCACTGGGTGACCCCGAGACAGACGCGCGATGCATCGGGACTCGACTGTAGGGGCCACCCCCTGCCCCAGGACCAGCACAAGTTGCGGTGCCCCCAAACTCTGAGCCATGACCAGAGCTGGAGGACAAGCTTGGGGCCGGGgaaggtgctggtgtggaaataGAGCGCATTAGACCAAGAGGAGTTTTAGCGGTTGAGGTGGAGGCTGAGCGTGCTGACTTTGACCTGAGGATGGGAGTGGTTGAGCAAGACCCGTTGGTGGAGGGGCTGGAGCTGAGCCCTGCAAGCGGCATGTTTCCCACTGGACTCTCATCCACTTTACTCCCATCACTAGCTGTACGAGACCTTGAAAAGCTGTGACGAGGGGTAGGAGAAGCACTGGAGCTGCTAACACCTCCGTTCACCCCTCCAGGAGGCTCAGTTCTGGGTCGGCGGGTGAAGCCCACCTGGCTGGGAGGAGGGTTTGGATGGTGGCGACGTGAAGGGACACTAATGGGGTTGGAGGCCGTTGCACCTCCACCGGGACCAGAGTTGGACTGAGATTTACTTCGCTGGCGGAACTCCTCGCTGAGTGCCTTCATGGCCTCCAGCAATGTTTCATGCATGTTCTGGGCGACCACAGAATCATCCACCTTGAAATAAGGACCAAACACAACCACAgttacacgtatgtatgtacaaatgCAAAGTCCTGACAAGATTAGTGCTGCACGATTAATCTACATCAAGGATTTAATTAGTGCGATAACGTAACTGCAAGAGGCtgaggttttgttttgtttttctccgCTGTCATCGTCATTTGGGTGAGAGACATGTTCGCCTGTCAGAATTGTTGAGCTTCACGTTTCTTAGTCCCTCGCTTCAAACAGAAAGAAAGACATCTCACTATGTGCATCGCTCCCAGCAcactaaaacatttatttaacagtaaaattaactgtttagtgcgtctgcctcacaatacaaaggacctgagtagtcctgggttcaatcccgggctcgggatctttctgtgttgggtttgcatgtcctccccgtgactgtgtaggTTCCCTCCATGTACTctgtcttcctcccacttccaaagacatgcacctggggttaggttgattggcaacactaaattggccctagtgtgtgaatgtgagtgtgaatgttgtctgtctatctgtgttggccctgcgatgaggtggtgacttgtcacgggtgtacgccgccttccgcccgattgtagctgagataggcaccagcgccctccgcgaccccaaagggaataagtggtagtaaatggatggatgggatttgcTGTACACAGTGATGCACACAGATGTTCAATGTATAAGTAAAATTTTTGCTTACAGAAAAGATAGTCCCTTTAATTGTACTGTTTGTTCATTTAATTtgaataacaaagttatttaccttccaataACAGTgcaatggtaaacaattctacaACAATGGAAAATAAAAGTTTCTATCCTTTTGAATGgctacttgcattattattatatataatggttacattacattataaacactgtatagtttttatCAGTTGTTTTTTCGGGTTAAGAGCATAATGTAGACAAAAGTTCTGAGTCTGTCTGGATCatgccatccatccacccatttcctaccgctttttcccttttggggtcgcggggggcgcaggcgcccatcttagctacaattgggcggaaggcggggtacaccctggacaaatcgccacctcatcacagggccaacacagataaacagacaacattcacacactagggccaatttagtgttgccaatcaacctatccccaggtgaatgtctttggaagtgggaggaagccggagtacccggagggaacccacgcattcacggggagaacatgcaaaatccacacagaaagatccagagcccgggattgaacccaggactgcaggatcttcgtattgtgaggcagacgcactaacccctcttccaccgtgaagccctggatcataccaaatatttcatattttttcaagtaaattattgcatattgttctgtGTGGCgccttgagacaagaatatgttgattgacagtctaaaagtagcATGTCTTCCTTCACTTGTTATTTTCACATGTTTATGCATTCttatgtttaaaatataaaactcaCGAATTGCaatcacaatttttttcaaaatcgtGCAGGTTTGGACAGAATTGCAGTCTTAGGTGGACTATAAGCAtaaaaaagaagtttttttttgcattgttcaTTTATAAGGGATGTTAGGTACAACTTTTGAACTAAAGGGAGAACGATGAGAGGCGCACCTGCATCCAGAACTCGCCCGGTCCGGTGACGGCGGAGCGGCCCACCTCAACGAAGAAAAAGTTTTCGGAATGCCCGCAGCGTCGAACGTTCATTAGCTGCAGCACCACAGCTGCAGCATCAGAGTTGAGCTTGACAAAATTGACGGTCTTGTCGGTCAGACAGAGGCGGTAGATGCCCACCAGGTTCTTTGCCTGACCCAGACCTTTGGGCCACACTTTGACCTGCCACACCTCTTTGAAGGCCGGTCCTGGATTGGGGACACCATAGTCACCTGCTATTCCTCCGTCCGTGGGGTTTTTACCTAAAGAAGTAGAAAATGAGACGTTTTTGAAGAGAGCAAAGCATAACGACTGCAACAAGCACTGTTGTGACCTTCATGCATGAAGGAGGAAGAGGAACACCGCCTCTATTTACCACTTCTTTCTTTAGCAAGGTGCCTTTATTTTCTATGATGTGCTGATGTGTAACTTTTCACAGATTTTTAAGCAGATCTGAGTTCAAAGTGAGCATGCATCAGCTTGTGTGACCGACTCTGTACCTGCAGGCTCCACACCTGGGGGTCTCGTTTGTCGACTGCACAAATACACCAATGCTCACAAACAAAAGCACACATACCAGCGTGGTAAGTGTCAACTGTTAACTAGTAAAGCCAACAATAGTAAACTGTTCTTAGGGAGGAGGGGGAATTAAGTACACCTAACAAGGTAGCAGGCAACAAAAAAGTCTGGGAAGGTCTGAAAGGAATATTCAAGAGACTGACTCACTTGGTCAATTTGTAAAACAATCGTCTTTTCATTAGCCCCAACAGTCCACTCATCCTTGATGTGTGTCAACACAGTGGGCTATTATTAGTTGATTATTTAGTGCTTTCATGTCTCGGTTTTGTCCCCTGATAGGAAGCAAAAAATATGATCTCTCGCCACTTTAATATGTATTCACTAGGGAACTCACACCTGTTGAAAGAAAGGGCTGTGATTAAAGAAATACCTGGTTATGACTCATGCACGTGGGTGGGCCCAGCATTACTCTGTGGAAACATTCCCAAAACACTGCATTGCTGGTTTGGATCTATTTCCCAACAAAGATGCACTTTTTCTCTAAAAGGGAAAGCATGTATGCCGCTGCATTTTTAACATGATGGAGCACGCTGTATTCCAAATACTGTGCGCTCTTCCCTTTCCCGAAACTCTGCTGCAAATCCTTCAACGACAACCATATGTTGACATGACGATTCactccattgttattattatttcagtGGCTCGTTCCCCGGATTTGATTGGGCAAACCCTCGCAGGCCAAACAACAATTCTCGTTGTGTGCTAAAAACTGGAGGTTCGTTTACAAGTATAACTGAGAATAGATTGTTGTGTTTAGAGCCAGTGGAGTttgtggcttttcacacacacactgcataAGATGACTCATTCAAGGCCAAGCGTGGCTGTTTCATGCTTCTCTCAGTGAGCATCAAGTCCCGTATGTCTCCTCCATTAAGATTTACAACAAGAAGGAATTGACAGCAAAGGGATTTTACTTGAGATTGCCACAGGTAATTAATCTTTGTAAAGAAAACGATTTAGACTTCCGATTAGGAGTGTGCAAAGTAAGTATTTCAGCGTGCCGCCTTTTTGTGGGCCTATTTCACCCCTTTCAAGAGGCCGCTCAAACAGGACTTGAGGAGGAGTGTTGTTTGCTTGGACTATAGTGCAGCGTTAAacctcacacacaaacactcaccaCTTTCATATCACAATGCTACTCAGGCCCACCAAAAATCCTCAAAGAGCCTCTGGAACCTTTAAGAGGTTGTCCACAGTTATGCAGCATCTATCAAACATCTACTCTTGCTCGGTTACATAAAGCCAGGATTGATCCTTGGTGGTGTAATATGAATTATGGAGAACCTCAGGCTTTCTCTGGGGGGAGTAGCCTTCCCGGCAGTGTGCTGCTCTAAGAAAGATGGAagaaaacttaaatttttttcccttctttttcaCTGGCTTGCTGTACAAAAAGTTTGCAAAAGAGAGCCTCGGGTGTACTTGAAGGCAATGAGGCATTTGCCTTGAGCTTTCAGTGTGTGGGACAACATTCAAAAGCAACCTTGGGGCATATCTGTGTAGTGGTCGTCCAAGGTGACTGCTCCTGTCTTTTAAGACAAAGGGTATTCCAAAGGGATCCCTGCCGATTTTTACAAATGAAGCAACAAAAACATTCAATTAGGTCAAGGTTAGTAAGTGTTTGCTCAGGACTATTCAAGATAATTCAATTT
This genomic interval carries:
- the si:ch73-335l21.1 gene encoding insulin receptor substrate 1-B isoform X2; protein product: MGAHGATVKKHKACWAGLWAKVAESSIKMSLLRSLCGVESITAGYGNEVTRWKCKQDAFTGKNPTDGGIAGDYGVPNPGPAFKEVWQVKVWPKGLGQAKNLVGIYRLCLTDKTVNFVKLNSDAAAVVLQLMNVRRCGHSENFFFVEVGRSAVTGPGEFWMQVDDSVVAQNMHETLLEAMKALSEEFRQRSKSQSNSGPGGGATASNPISVPSRRHHPNPPPSQVGFTRRPRTEPPGGVNGGVSSSSASPTPRHSFSRSRTASDGSKVDESPVGNMPLAGLSSSPSTNGSCSTTPILRSKSARSASTSTAKTPLGLMRSISTPAPSPAPSLSSSSGHGSEFGGTATCAGPGAGGGPYSRVPMHRASVSGSPSDYGSSDEYGSSPGEQTLLVSPSQPGSSVGSVGSQSLGEEGANYILMGQHNGGNGGGNQSSMTSSSLPAPGTPGCGSMPQSRRVLRRSSSRECEAERRLLSKRASLPPMALERLVPCPHREDEPTDEDSADYAIMSRSTSRESFSSTSSSMQRECLMTAGSGGGGGGYLDVAGEFRGETGGVAAGGVGLGVDNGYMSMLPGVTQSPVALSQSLAVSVPELDPKPADDYMAMTPNSSVSPPQQIRPTPSDGYMIMSPNSSCSPDQRGGLSGGAWVGSGSADSRPGSDYMNMSPISTRSVNGSPPPSEHTSQSENSSQVPKMVYSYYSLPRSYKHNTSARHFDDGPGRGRRPNGGRGVGASRTISGNQEQQPAGSSIARRHLSLSSSSYSSSSASSESLGESEERAANTIAGGCKEGTKLQQRRGSSGLANHSAHSRSRPVSLFVDVSKANTLPRVRENPLQPEPKSPGEYVSIEFKGGNGSNTSVGGGCGTGLRHGSSKPRGTSSYHSQHRPVSCLGNFIPLSRSPSAPITPPGASEYVNMDLGPSPSPSPHTPLVFPSFHTPTTPPTLALASKVSDEAATGPLEEVTEIAEARLRKIQEIVPELESPTSCGDYTVMAFSLNSNTASGPSSSISLKTPSPTKTEPSGATRVLEFPLAKSGTNPDHGAKVIRADPQGRRRHCSESFLASPSISTSGSTSSSSTASLFPEQAVPRRQGFENTPWRNGSVPDTLSQSLLPGQQQPAATNTPITEQGLNYIDLDLANKESQHSGLDGPLGNQASSRIFSVLGASSAIGGGGGLGVAVGNSGSASINTYASIDFYKSEELRTHQNGNKEGSEC
- the si:ch73-335l21.1 gene encoding insulin receptor substrate 1-B isoform X1, with protein sequence MSSSTTLNSTRGDMESPAGDTPSCEDVRKSGYLRKQKSMHRRFFVLRGSSERGPARLEYYESEKKFRGKAPVPKKAVALETCFNINKRADSKNKHMIVLYTRAESFAVAAENEADQDEWYQAMVDLQCKSKNPTDGGIAGDYGVPNPGPAFKEVWQVKVWPKGLGQAKNLVGIYRLCLTDKTVNFVKLNSDAAAVVLQLMNVRRCGHSENFFFVEVGRSAVTGPGEFWMQVDDSVVAQNMHETLLEAMKALSEEFRQRSKSQSNSGPGGGATASNPISVPSRRHHPNPPPSQVGFTRRPRTEPPGGVNGGVSSSSASPTPRHSFSRSRTASDGSKVDESPVGNMPLAGLSSSPSTNGSCSTTPILRSKSARSASTSTAKTPLGLMRSISTPAPSPAPSLSSSSGHGSEFGGTATCAGPGAGGGPYSRVPMHRASVSGSPSDYGSSDEYGSSPGEQTLLVSPSQPGSSVGSVGSQSLGEEGANYILMGQHNGGNGGGNQSSMTSSSLPAPGTPGCGSMPQSRRVLRRSSSRECEAERRLLSKRASLPPMALERLVPCPHREDEPTDEDSADYAIMSRSTSRESFSSTSSSMQRECLMTAGSGGGGGGYLDVAGEFRGETGGVAAGGVGLGVDNGYMSMLPGVTQSPVALSQSLAVSVPELDPKPADDYMAMTPNSSVSPPQQIRPTPSDGYMIMSPNSSCSPDQRGGLSGGAWVGSGSADSRPGSDYMNMSPISTRSVNGSPPPSEHTSQSENSSQVPKMVYSYYSLPRSYKHNTSARHFDDGPGRGRRPNGGRGVGASRTISGNQEQQPAGSSIARRHLSLSSSSYSSSSASSESLGESEERAANTIAGGCKEGTKLQQRRGSSGLANHSAHSRSRPVSLFVDVSKANTLPRVRENPLQPEPKSPGEYVSIEFKGGNGSNTSVGGGCGTGLRHGSSKPRGTSSYHSQHRPVSCLGNFIPLSRSPSAPITPPGASEYVNMDLGPSPSPSPHTPLVFPSFHTPTTPPTLALASKVSDEAATGPLEEVTEIAEARLRKIQEIVPELESPTSCGDYTVMAFSLNSNTASGPSSSISLKTPSPTKTEPSGATRVLEFPLAKSGTNPDHGAKVIRADPQGRRRHCSESFLASPSISTSGSTSSSSTASLFPEQAVPRRQGFENTPWRNGSVPDTLSQSLLPGQQQPAATNTPITEQGLNYIDLDLANKESQHSGLDGPLGNQASSRIFSVLGASSAIGGGGGLGVAVGNSGSASINTYASIDFYKSEELRTHQNGNKEGSEC